TAATGTGGataaaaggtgcaatatgcagaaatcgttATGCCTTTccctaatagttcgcctaatttaagtttgtgacaaaacaaacaaTGGATAGTGTAGAGAATACTTTttccatctaaaccgctgtgaaatatattttaattaaaccaaaaatattgtgcattcagctgtttgaagctggtgtacaaaaccgaaagttaaAACAAATtatcttagacttgctttcaatgagaatgacagatctataagtcaaatttctatgtgaatttggtcgggtcgctcTAAAAAGTTACATACTGCATACTTTGTTGATAGGGTCACAGGTCAGTGGCTCTGATTTGGGACTGTAACATGTTCTATTAAAGAGATATCTTGTTGTTAGCAAGCTAACTCCTGCATTGTGTCATATTTTGCAACATGTTTTGGTGAATGTGACATGAAGCAAATTGATGATTGAACTCTGTGTCTATCCACTTTAGCCGGCAGAATGCACACATTTCACAGTATCTTGGATGAGCACACACTGCCGAAGTCAGGTATCTAACCACTGTGATAGACTTTCCACACACATGTAATGTTTTTTTTAGTCAGCCTCAAATGGGATATTACACAACTTTTTCTAACACCTTAGACGTTTGTTGATTCCTCTCCAGAATGAATGACATGAACCTCAGCCCTGTTGGGATGGACCAGTTAAGTGTGCCCTCTGTGAGTGCCAGTCATCTGGGTCTACCCACCTCCCCAACCCACAACCCCATCACTACACCAGGTAAAACACATTAACTTATCTGGtaaaactatatttttcttataTTGTTTACATATTTACTGTAAATATAGTTGTTGATACATTCATTTTGTCCTCCTTTTCTTCAGGCATGTCTGTGGCAATACCCAGCCTGGGGCCCTCTCTTgggtctctgccctctgctctgtcGCTCATGCTGCCAATGGGTCCTCTTGGTGACAGAGGGGTCATGTGTGGCCTTCCAGAGAGGAACTACTCATtacctcctcctccctacccACACCTGGAGAGTAGCTACTTCAGACACATACTGCCAGGTAGGGCTGATCACTTCTCTTAACCACTGAATGTAATCTCCATTGTATCTCTCATGGATATGTTTAGGATTCATAATATTACACCATAAGATGTTAACTGATCTATATGTACGTGGATTGGAAAggatttctctttctctctatcaagGTATCCTGTCTTACCTGGCAGACCGGCCTCCCCCTCAGTACATTCACCCCAGCAGTCTCAACATGGACGggactctctctgtgtccagccagaacCCCTCAGGGCTGGACCCTTACAGTGGCCCTGGAGGACCTCTGGAACAAGGCCTGGTGTCCCTGGACTCCCGTCAGGTCGGTGGCCAGGTAGACCTCCACCAGGGTGGGGGCCACGAGGTGCAGCTGGACTCCACAGGGCTGAACATAGAGTCCCGAGTCAGCAGCCCCATTTCCCCAGACAGGATGGGAGAGGAGCTGGCCAACATGGAGGGGGTGGTGGGGGCTGAGAACCAGCACCAACTGGGAGGGAGAGGCCAGAACCACGAAGGCCTGGGAAGAGTTGAGTCCTCTGGGGGCGTGATGCCCCTGCACGGGCCTGGCCTGGAGCTTCCCGTGGGGATGGAGCCAGAGCACCTAGGGGGCCGGGTGGGGAACTCGGGGGGAGGGGGTCTGGGGGAGTCTTTACACGGCTCAGGGGAGCTGAACTCTGGGGTGGTGAGTGTGGTGCTCACCCAGTCCCAGCTAGAGCCTGTGTCCCTCCATGATCATTCGGGCATGGGCCTAGAGCCAGCCAACGTGTCTCCCATCACGGCAGAGGTGTCCCTGGGGCCAGAGAACAGCCTGTTGCTGGTCAACTCCACCCTGCAGCTGGAGGACTCCACCTCCAACAAGGAGAACATGGTCACTGCCTTCACCATCTGTGAGTAAAAGGGAAGGATGGCGGACATTTTGGTTTGTAAGGGAAATTTGAGCTTGGTAATGTATAAAGCTATACTAGCTTACTGTTGTTCTGTTCTCGTGATCCATTGGAAGTCTTTGAACTTCTGATCTGTATATCTTTGTCCTAActtgttgttttattgtgtttGTGAACAGGGTGTACGCTGTGTGAGCGCTCGTATCCCTCTGACTGCCCAGAGCACGGCCCAGTCACCTTTATCCCTGACACGCCCATCCAGAGCAGAGCCCGTCTGTCTCTGCCTCGCCCGCTCTGCCTCCGCATCTCTGTAGCTGACGATCCTTTAGGTATGGAAACCCCTGTGGAGATGCAAGTTCACTTCCAATGTCCTGTTTCTCTCAATCTGTGTCCTGTGTCCTTTCAGTCTTATtgcttatacactgagtgtataaacattaagaacaccttcctaatattgagtgatCAGAAtggcctcaattcgtcagggcatggactctacaaggtgtcaagtgttccacagggatgctggcccttgttgactgcaatgcttcccatggttgtgtcaagttgactggctgtcctttgggtgggggaccattcttgatacacacgggaaactgttgagcgtgaaaaacccagcagcgttgcagttattgacacaaactggtgctcctggcacctactaccataccctgttcaaaggcacttcaatattttgtcttgcccattcaccctttgaatggcacacatacacaatccatgtctcaattgtatcaaggcttaaaaatccttctttaacctgtctcctccccttcatctacactgatattTTCTCATTTTTCTctctcatgaggagggaggataattaAAGTTCAccgaagtaacaagtaaaggtagacctattaATTAGTTAatattttgtttatgaattattaagtgattaaaactcaaAAGTTCCGTTACCAAATTGGTAAGAACACCTCCAcatcgctgatcctcaacacaggggccccacaacggtgcgtgctcagccccctcctgtacttcctgttcacccatgattgcgtggccacacacgcctccagctcaatcatcaagtttgcagacgacacaacagtagtaggcctgattaccaacaatgacgagacagcctacagtgaaggccctggcggagtggtgccaggaaaatagcctctccctcaacgtcaacaaaacaaaggagctgatcgtggacttcaggaaacagcagagggagcatgtccctatccacatcgacgggaccacagtggagaaggtgaaaagcttcaagttcctcagcgtacacatcactgacaatctgaaatggtcgacccacacagacagtgtgatgaagaaggcacaacagcgtctcttcaacctcaggaggctgaagaaattgggCTTGGCCCCAAAgaacctcacaaacttttacagatgcataattgagagcatcctgtcgggctgtatcaccgcctggtacggcatctgcaccgcccgcaaccgcatggccctccagagggtggtgcggtctgcccaacgcatcactgaggatacactgcctgccctccaggacacctacagcacccgatgtcacaggaaggccaaaaagatcatcaaggacatcaaccacctgagccacggcctgttcaccccgctatcatccagagggcgaggtcagtacaggtgcatcaaagctgggaccgagagactgaaaaacagcttctatctcaaggccatcagaatgttaaatagccatcactagccggctaccacctggttactcaaccctgcaccttagaggctgctgccctatatacatagacatggaatcactggccactttaataatggaacactagtcactttaataatgtctacatactgttttactcatgtcatatgtatatactgtattctatcctACTatataggggcggcaggtagcttagtggttaagagcgttgtgccagtaaccgaaatcccagagccgactaggtgaaaaatctgtcgatgtgcccttgagaaaggcacttaaccctaattgctcctgtaagtcgctctggataagagcgtctgctaaatgactaaaatgtcaaatgtaaatgtatattttagtcaatgccactccgaccttgctcgtcctaatatttatatatttcttaattccattcttttacttttagaattgtgtgtattgttgtgaattgttagatactactgcactgttggagctaggaacacaagcatttcactacacccgcaataacatctgctaaatatgtgtatgtgaccaatacaatttgatttgatttgaactatactatactttgttgtactctactgtactgaactctactgtactgaactatactctactctactttactgtactctgaactctactgtgctgtactgaactcaactgtgtttggcatacattttaagtgaaaaatcTTAGTCTCAGCACAATTCCGTTACTGCCCAATCAaaaacaacatacagtggggaaaaaaagtatttagtcagccaccaattgtgcaagttctcccacttaaaaagatgggagaggcctgtcattttcatcataggtacacgtcaacgatgacagacaaaatgagaaataaaattccagaaaatcacattgaatgatttttaatgaatttatttgcaaattatggtggaaaataagtatttggtcaataacaaaagtttctcaatactttgttatgtaccctttgttggcaatgacacaggtcaaacgttttctgtaagtcttcacaaggttttcacacactgttgctggtattttggcccattcctccatgcagatctcctctagagcagtgatgttttggggctgtcgctgggcaacaaggactttcaactccctccaaagattttctatggggttaagatctggagactggctaggccactccaggaccttgaaatgcttcttacgaagccactccttcgttgcccgggcggtgtgtttgggatcattgtcatgctgaaagtcccagccacgtttcatcttcaatgcccttgctgatggaaggaggttttcactccaaatctcacgatacatggccccattcattctttcctttacacggatctgtcgtcctggtccctttgcagaaaaacagccccaaagcatgatgtttccacccccatgcttcacagtaggtatggtgcaactcagcattctttgtcctccaatcacgacgagttgagtttttacctaaaagttctattttggtttcatctgaccatatgacattctcccaatcctcttctggatcatccaaatgcactctagcaaacttcagacgggcctggacatgtactggcttaagcagggggacacgtctttcactgcaggatttgagtccctggcggcgtagtgtgttactgatggtaggctttgttactttggtcccagctctctgcaggtcattcactaggtccccccgtgtggttctgggatttttgctcaccattcttgtgatcattttgaccccacggggtgagaacttgcgtggagccccagatcgagggagattatcagtggtcttgtatgtcttccatttcctaataattgctcccacagttgatttcttcaaaccaagctgcttacctattgcagattcagtcttcccagcctggtgcaggtctacaattttgtttctggtgttctttgacagctctttggtcttggccatagtggagtttggagtgtgactgtttgaggttgtggacaggtgtcttttatactgataacaagttcaaacaggtgccattaatacaggtaacgagtggaggacagaggagcctcttaaagaagaagttacaggtctgtgagagccagaaatcttgcttgtttgtaggtgaccaaatacttattttccaccatcatttgcaaataaattcattaaaaatcctacaatgtgattttctggatttttttttctcaatttgtctgtcatagttgacgtgtacctatgatgaaaattacaggcctctctcatctttttaagtgggagaacttgcacaattggtggctgactaaataaattttttccccactgtatagcttgTTTGCCCCTCATCAATATctctataagtgtgtgtgtgtgtctcttaggAGTGTTTGCCCGGGACATCATTCCTCCCAGGACCTGCTTTGGGCCCCTGGTGGGACAGCACTGTAGCAACATAGACCTGCAAGACTGGCCAGACAAGGACACCCCTCAGATATGGAAGGTCAGTGGCTTATACTATACACATCTCCTCATTTAGATTTCAGATGACCTTATAATAGAATTTCATGtgtcaatcaaatgtaaattATGCGGATGAAGGAAGGCACCATTCTGACTAGTAGATGGTGGTGTTGTTTCAGATGTTTCACAACAACGTGCTGGAGTTCTGTATTGTGACCACAGATGAGAATGAATGCAACTGGATGATGTTTGTCCGCAAGGCAAGGTAATTATCACTTAGTGAAGCCACCTCATGGATTTGGATCAATGTTATTATCTTTTATCCAAAATGGCTTCCACTCAGATCTGTGGTGTCTCTGTGAGCAGGACCAGAGAGGAGCAGAACCTGGTGGCCTACCCCGACAACGGGAAGCTGTTCTTCTGCACATCCACTGAGATCCTCCCAGACCAGGAGCTGCTCTTCTACTACACCAGGGACTACTGCAGGCAGATGGGGGTCCCTCAGGTCCCAGAGGGCCAGGTGTGCCAGTGCGGCAAAGAGTGCCAGTCCTTCGCCGAGCTGAAGTCCCATCTGAGCAGCCACAACAACCACGGCCACCCCCATTCCCACAGCCCCAGCCAGGACCACCACCAGGACCACCACCAGGAGGGCAAGCTACCCAGCGGTACCTCCagctcctcctcatccccctggGCCTGCCACTCCCACAACAGCAGCCACTCTAATAACACTAATAACTCTGGctccaacacacactcacacagacactcgCTTGAGAGGAAGTACAAGTGCAGTATGTGCTCGCGGGCCTTCACCACGTCCACTAAGCTCAACGTGCACTTCATGGGACATGTGGGGATGAAGCCGCACAAGTGTGAATACTGCAGCAAGGCCTTCAGTGATCCGAGCAACCTGAGAATGCACCTCAAGATACACACAGGTAGAGGATGGGTGGCGTGGCCTACACTCACAcgtgcacacatatacacattgaCATGGGACCTCTGAACATAGCAGCTTAGCATTATCTGTGTCAGTCTCAGGGGTGCTTTTAGATTAGTCAAGATATTATTGAAGTTGTTTTAAAAGACATGATGGTTCTACTGTATATCAGGTGATTATATGGTCTACATATGCTTCTCGTACAGGTTTTACTCATTCTAATCTCTTGTGCTCCCACAGGTCAGAAGAACTACAGGTGTAATGTGTGTGAGAAATCATTCACTCAGAAGTCCCACATGGCGTCTCATATGGTGATTCACACGGGGGCCAAGAACTTCAAGTGTGACCTGTGTGACAGGATGTTCATCAGGAAGCAGGACCTCAAGCAGCACATGTTCACACATATACAGTAAGTTAAAACTAAACCAAGCTATTGACATGAGTAGTATGCAAAAAGTATCTGCTCTAGTTCATAGCCTGTAACCCAGGGCCCAAAGTTTCTGCTCAGGTCACATGGCCAGGGAAAACTAATGGACGCCAGACGTAAGACATATTGGTAAACATATTTTATAAAGTATCTGGATTTCCATCAGTCTATTTTCCTCTGTTCTTATCACCATTTCCCCTCCCCCTTCTATCCCTCTGGACTCTTTTCTCCACCCCTCTTCCATCATCATTCCCAACGCACAGAGAGCGTCAGATCCACTGCCCCAAGTGTGACAAACATTTCTTGAGGACCAACCACCTGAAGAAGCATATGAACTCCCACGAGGGCCGCCGGGACTACATCTGTGAGAAGTGTGAGAAGGGCTTCCTCACCAAATACCACCTCACCAGACACCTCAAGATCTGCAAGGGCCCCAAGACTAGCCGAGGGgcccaggaggaggaggaagatggggaggatgaggaagaagaggatgatgatgatgatgaaaaaatgtatgcactcactaactgtaagtcgctctggataagagcgtctgctaaatgagacTGATAGATCCAGATAGCAGAGACTGTGGGTTAGAGGGATATGATTCTGAGAAACCGTTGTCGCCACACAATTGACTGTGACTTCACTGTGCCATTACtagatatgtttatttatttacttatttttaactgtttgtttgttttgccaAAATCTAATTTGTTGTGTCAGGTTAAGGTTTATTTTCTCATCAAATATCAGTTTAATATTGGGCACAATCAAACAAGGATAATCCAGATTGGGATGTAGAGGTACTGTATAGGCTTCATGTTTTATTTCTTCAGGTTCATTTTCCTTGCCTGACGACTCATCCTGAATTTTATTCCGCTGTTCTATCATCGTTCCATACATCCATCCTAGAAGTCGTTTGTGCCGACTTCAAAATGACGTAATTAATGTAGGacggctctggcccaaccccatcggtttctgggaccaatcagtaTGTGTTTGCGTTCTCAAAGAGTCTGGGAGGAAAGCAAATCCAGACTCATCGTGGAGAAGACACGTTAGTGGGCGTGCTGTTTGGCCGGAGCGTTGTGactgggtagccaggcaataATTTTCCTATAAAAAGTTATCATGTTTGAACTCAAAAGACATGGCCTTTTAAcccacaataaaaaaaaaaaatgtttacagtGGTCATCTCTTTATGGAATAGATACTGAGTTTGAGTCGGTCTCTGGATGCTGATGTTAGATGCTGGCTCTGCTGCTGGATGAATGTTGAAGAGGTACACATTGTGATGTGTCGGCCACTTCTTTTTGTATGTATGTGCAAATATATGAATAATGTAAAACGTCTGAATTTCTTATTGATTGTGATGACGTAACAAAATATTCCATTCCACATCTCATCTGTAACAAGGTGTTACCCAAACCACATCTCAGCAGCATGTTTTGAAAAGGGGCGGGTGTACGGAACGGAAGTAGTTACACTACTCTAGAACATTACACTTCCGGTTGAAATAAAACATTTGTGCAGCGCCGTTGAAGCGAACTGGGTGTGTATGAAATTGACTTTGTATTTACTCTATTCAATTACACTTATTGGTGGTATGGCTGACTAAGTAAAAACAAGTTAAACGAGTTGGTAAAACAAAAGTAATACTTTGCCAGCGATTCAGTGTTTACTTTAGCTAACTAACTGTTGACGTTAGCATGCTATGCTAGCCAGCAAACTGATTGCCAGAAGATACTGACCCTACCGTTAcgcttgtttacactgagctgcactgTGGTAGGAAAGCAATCATGGTTACATTACCACACAGTGGACCCGGTGTGAGATATTGGTCGGAAAACGTAGCTCGATGCAGGGATGGGATAGGCCAGTGACACTACTCCAAAATGTACCATTATCCACACTGATACATTGAGAAGATTGAAACACTGCTAGTTTTCCCAGAAAACTGCCCTTTTCGGCTTCATGCCAGCTAGCAGTAGCGATTGCAGACATTTTGGAATTACAGTGTCAggcaatcagctcctttgttcaACATGATGTGCCATTCCATAATGGCTGCTGTGGCTgctgctagctagcatgaggacGAAAAGGGCAGTTTTCTGGGAAAACTAGCAGTATTTATATCTTCTCGATGGAGCAGTGTGGATAAAGGTAAAATTTGGAGTACAGTGGCATATCCCATTGCTGCGttgaggtacgttttccgacGCATATCTTGCGCCGGCTCCATGGTGTCTTAATGAAACTAACCATGATTGCGTTCCGACCCCAGTGCTGCTCAGTGTAAGAAAGTGTAAAGGTAGGGTCGGAATCTTCTGAGTGTCAGACACACTGGTTTATTTAGAAACTAGCTAACCTCTCTGTCTGAATTTAGCAGCCGACAGTGTGACGTTATGTGGACATGACTCCGACGAAACAGGAAGACATGTCTACTCTCATCGACAGGAcgatgaggatgaggagggaggagcaggCGCGCCAGGTGGTCCTCGCCTGGGCAGTCCTCAATGTGTCGCTAGCTGGCATGATCTGCACTGAGATGTAGGTTGTGTTTTCTTGTCAACAACTGACTCGCATGATTAGTAATCTGTTGCTAATGCCTAACTAGAAGCAAGTGGTGCCAATACCTCGCACAGTAATATGTACATTTTCCTCTCAGGTCAGGAAAACTGCTGAGCCTGTACTTCAACATCTCTTATTGGCCTATCTGGTACATAGGTGAGTGCTCTGCTGTGTAGTTCATCGAGATAAATTAAGCATTGTtttgggagggaatggccaggtGTGGCACTGATGCACACTGGTTCCAGATGAGCCATAACCTGTCAAATTCATATTATCTCTCCTTCCTTTTCCTTTCCCACAGAGCTGGCCTTTGCCTCAGTCTTCAGCCTCAACGCCCTGTTTGACTTCTGGAAGTA
Above is a window of Coregonus clupeaformis isolate EN_2021a unplaced genomic scaffold, ASM2061545v1 scaf0234, whole genome shotgun sequence DNA encoding:
- the LOC121543680 gene encoding PR domain zinc finger protein 4-like: MNDMNLSPVGMDQLSVPSVSASHLGLPTSPTHNPITTPGMSVAIPSLGPSLGSLPSALSLMLPMGPLGDRGVMCGLPERNYSLPPPPYPHLESSYFRHILPGILSYLADRPPPQYIHPSSLNMDGTLSVSSQNPSGLDPYSGPGGPLEQGLVSLDSRQVGGQVDLHQGGGHEVQLDSTGLNIESRVSSPISPDRMGEELANMEGVVGAENQHQLGGRGQNHEGLGRVESSGGVMPLHGPGLELPVGMEPEHLGGRVGNSGGGGLGESLHGSGELNSGVVSVVLTQSQLEPVSLHDHSGMGLEPANVSPITAEVSLGPENSLLLVNSTLQLEDSTSNKENMVTAFTIWCTLCERSYPSDCPEHGPVTFIPDTPIQSRARLSLPRPLCLRISVADDPLGVFARDIIPPRTCFGPLVGQHCSNIDLQDWPDKDTPQIWKMFHNNVLEFCIVTTDENECNWMMFVRKARTREEQNLVAYPDNGKLFFCTSTEILPDQELLFYYTRDYCRQMGVPQVPEGQVCQCGKECQSFAELKSHLSSHNNHGHPHSHSPSQDHHQDHHQEGKLPSGTSSSSSSPWACHSHNSSHSNNTNNSGSNTHSHRHSLERKYKCSMCSRAFTTSTKLNVHFMGHVGMKPHKCEYCSKAFSDPSNLRMHLKIHTGQKNYRCNVCEKSFTQKSHMASHMVIHTGAKNFKCDLCDRMFIRKQDLKQHMFTHIQERQIHCPKCDKHFLRTNHLKKHMNSHEGRRDYICEKCEKGFLTKYHLTRHLKICKGPKTSRGAQEEEEDGEDEEEEDDDDDEKMYALTNCKSLWIRASAK